The stretch of DNA ACCGCGGCATCGACCGCCTCGTCGAGCACCGCGACCTTGTGGTGGCCCTCCATCATCGGCGCGATCGAGCGAATCATCAGGATCGCCTTTTCGCGGTCGGGCTCGGCGATGTCGACCGTCTGGAAACGGCGGGTGAGGGCCGGGTCTTTCTCGAAATACTGCCGATATTCGGCGTAGGTCGTCGCGCCGATGGTGCGCAGATTGCCGCGCGCCAGAGCAGGCTTGAGCAGGTTCGCAGCATCGCCCGTCCCCGCTGCGCCGCCCGCGCCGACCAGCGTGTGGATCTCGTCGATGAACAGGATGATCGGAGTGGCCGATCCTTCGACCTCGTCGATCACCGCGCGCAGGCGCTTCTCGAACTCGCCCTTCACGCTCGCGCCGGCCTGCATCATGCCGATATCGAGCGCCCGCAGCGTCACGCCTTGCAGCGCCGGGGGCACATCGCCCTCGGCCAGCCGCTTGGCGAAGCCTTCGACCACCGCGGTCTTGCCCACGCCCGCCTCGCCGACGAGGATCGGGTTGTTCTGGCGGCGGCGCAGCAGGATATCGACCAGCTGGCGCACCTCGGCATCGCGGCCGATGATCGTCTCGATCTTGCCGTCACGCGCCTGCTGGGTGAGGTCGGTCGAGAACTGCGCGAGCGCGCTGCCCTCGCCCCCCGGCCCCGCGCCCGCCGCGCTACCGCCGCCCGCGCCGCCATCCGCCGCCGCGCCCGCAACCTGCGTCGTCTCGGTCGAGCCGCGTGTCATCCCTTCGAAATCGCTCGCCAGCCGGTTCACGTCGATCTTGCGGAACTCGAGGCTCATGTTCTGGAGCGCGTTGCGCAGCGTATTGGTCTTGAGCATCCCGTAAAGCAGATGCCCGGTGCGCACCTTGGCCGCGCCGAATTGCAGCGAGGCATAGAGCCAGCCCTTTTCGATCGCTTCCTCGATCTGGGGCGAAAAGTCGGAGATCGCGCTCGCCCCGCGCGGCAGGGCGTCCAGCGCGGCGACGGTGTCGCGCGCCAGCTGCGTGTCGTCGATATTGCAGGCGGTGCGGATCGCGGCGAGATCGTTCTGCGCGTCCTGCAGCAGGATGTGCAGCCAGTGGACCAGCTCGACATAGGGGTTGCCGCGCATCTTGCAGAAGCCGGTGGCGGTCTCGATCGCCTTGAGAGCGGTCGGGTTAAGGCGCCCGAACAGGGCTGAGCGGCTGATTTCGGTCATGTCTTTCGTCCCCCAAGTCGCGCGCCGGGCCGCAGGGCGGCCGATGCACGGCGCAAATGCACATTGTCACGCAAATCGTCGTTCTGAGCTGTGCCGATCCATGAAGACCAGCCCAGCTGCGCCTGATCGCCCAGCCGCATCGGCCTCACCTCGGCCTGCGGCAGGCACAGGGTGATGCCCCATTCGAGATGCGAGGGCGCAAGCGCATCGAGCGCCTCGGCCGCCAGCGGAAACAGGTCGCCGCCGGGCAGCAGGCGGCGGAAATGCTGCTGGGTGGGGGCGCTGATGCGGACCTCGAAGCGGTCATCCACCAGATAGGCCCGCCGCCCCAGCACCGCCGTGCCGAGCTGGTGGTGCTGGCGGCCCAGACGGGTCTGGTCGGCAGCATCGATGTCGCGCAGCACGGGCACGAATTCGCGCAGAGTGACCTTCAGCCCGAGCAGGTGCTGCAAGCCCCCCGCAATCGCCCCGGCGCTGCGGCGCGATCCGAACAGCGCGGCATAGTGCAGCCGGGTGGTGGTATCGAAGGCCGCGCCATCCTGCGCCCCCTCGCCCGCCCCGGTCAGCGAGGCAACGAAGCGCGCGAAGCGATCGTCGTCCATGCGGTCGGCCTGCACCGCAGGCTGGCTTGTCGCCCAGGCGCGGTAAAACAATTGCAGGAACCGCCCGGCGAGAAGATCGAGGAAATCGCCGAACGGGCGGCGCGCGGCATAGCGCCGTTCATAGGCGGCAAATTCGGTGAGATGCAGCGGCAGCGGCGACATCGGCCCGGTCAGGCCCAGCCAATAACCCGAAGCCTCGGCCTTCCCGGCGACGATCTCCACCTTGTCGAGCGTCGCCGCAGGATAATGGGTGTGCGGCACCTGGCGCAGCCGCACCACATCCTGCGATGGCATCCGGCTCTGCCCCACCGGCGGCTTGCCCCGCGCGCGCGCCGCCAGCCCGCGCACCAGCGCGAACAGGCTGAAGCGCGGCGCATCGGCCGCGGCGGTCTCGGCGAAGCCTAGATAGGCTCGCGCGTCCCGATCCTCGGCGGCCATGCGGCAACCTCCCCCTGTGCCTTGGTGTGGAAACGCGTTTCGGTGAAGGAATTGACGGTGACGAAGCCGCTCAAAAAGCGCTCCACCACCGCGCTGAACAGGAATAGTCGCGCCTGATCGAAGGCGGCATCGTCCAGCTCGATGCTGATCCTTAGCCCCCGCGCCAGCGCCATCCGCCCGATCCCCGGAACGCGGCGGGTGACGTGCTCGCCCTTCACCCCGATAATCCCGTCGATCTGCGAGCGCATCACCGGATCGTCCGGCCGGCCATAGAGCGCGAGATGATTGCGCAGCATCTCGCCATTGCCGCCGCCTTCGCTCACCAGCGTGGCGTAATTGGGGGTGAGGTGCCCGATCACCCGCCATGCGGCATCGCCGATTCCCAGCGGCGGCAGCGGACGCGTTGGCGGGCGCAGGATCTTGATCCCTCGCGCCGCGATGCTCGCCGCCGTCAGGTGAAAATCGCCCGACACCTTGAGATCGACCGGCAGCTCGCGATTGGTCACCAGCGCGCGCAGGGCGAGATCGTGCACGCTGTCGAGCCGCGCCGGATCGCCGGGGCTTGTGAGCGTGATGAACATGTCGGTCCCGACATAGTCCTCGCGCCGCCGCAGCCGCCGCTCCTTGCGCGACATCTGCCGCAGCCGCAGCCGGGTGGTGTAGAAGATCGCCGAGCGGTAATCATACAGCAGCGAGCCATAGGAATAGAGCGGTGCCACCTCGCGCGGGTTCTGGTTCTGGCGATCATAGGCCTCGACCTTGAGCAGCCGGAACACCTCGAAATCGAGCGGCCCGTCGCGGTCGGCCACCACCTTGAACTCGTGCTCCCGCTCGGAAAAGGCGATGCGACTGAGCTGCTTTTCGAACAGGTTGATCGCAGGCGTCGCGAACAGGCGGAAATTGCGGGTGCTGACCGATTGCACCAGCGCATCCGACGATCGCGAGAACAGAATGGTGATCTCCACCGCCTTGCTCGACAGCGCCAGCGCCCGGCGCAGACCGCGCAGCCGTGCGAAGCGGAACCGCTCGGGACAGGCGAAATATTCGGTCAACATCCGGTAGGCCGACAGCGTGCGCCCGTCGTCCGGCAGCAGCGCGCAGTCCTCGCCGAAGCCGTGCTGCGCCGGGGTATCGAGCAGCGCATGGGTCGAACCCGCCACATCGAGCGGCCGCGCCACCACCGCCACGGCCTCGCCGATCAGCTGGCGGTAGAGCTCGTTCGCCACACCCTCGCCGCCGTCGAGATAGATCGGCAGATCGTCGGCAGCGATGGTCGAGAGGTCGATGCCGTCCTGCGCCTCGATCCGCAAGGTAAGCGCCGCCTGCGCGCGCACTCCCGCCAGATCGGCATAGCGCGCCGCCCCGGCCCGGCTGCCGAGATATTCCGCTTCGGTGATCCTGAGCGGCCACAGCGTAACATCCTGCCCGGTCTGGAAGATCACCGGAGTGCGCGAGCTGCCCTGCGGCTCGGCCGAAAGCTGCGTGCCACGCGGCACCTGCAGCCCGCGCGCAAGGCCCGGATCGCCCGTCACCGGCTCGAACCCGGTGATGCAGATCGAAGGCGTGGGCGCGAGGTAATGCGGCTGCACCGCCTGCAACAGGTGCTGGGTGAATTCGGGGAACTGGTCGTCGAGCTTCAGCTGCACCCGGCTCGACAGGAACGCCACGCCTTCGAGCAGCCGCTCGACATAGGGATCGCGCTCCCCCCCCGTCAGGCCGAGATTGGTCGCCGCCGCCTCGTGCCGTTCGGCGAATTCGAGCGACTGGACCCGCAGATATTCGAGCTCGGCCTCGTAATATTCGAGCAGCCGGGGATCCATCATTCACTCACTTCGACGGTCATGGTTTCCGGATCGACATCGGTCTTGAGCCGCACCGGCAGGGCCTGCGGGCCGCCGGTGATCTCGCCTTCGATCACGAAGCCGATCTTGCCCGTGTTGTCGGCCCGCCCGCGCGGCTCGACCCGCAGGCTGGCGGGGTTGATGCGCGGCTCGAACCGCAGGATCGCGCGCCGGATCTCGCGCGCCTGCTCGCGCGCGGCATCGCGGCCCATCGACCGCCCGGCAAAGTCGCGCACGCCGAAATTGAGCACCGAATCGCGCACTTGCGGGTGGTTCTCGAGGGTCTGGGCGGATTCGAGGGAGATCGTGTTCAGCAGCCACGCCAGATCGCGCATCACCGAGGCGCGCAGCGATTTCTCGGTGAAACGTTCGAGATTGGCGACCGCGAAATTGCGGAAATCCTCGCGCCCCACGGTGGGCATGTCGGCCTCGGCAGAAAGGCCCCCGAAATCATTGCCTGAAGCCAGCTTGTCGAACAGGGTCGGGGTGAGACGGATCTTGCCCGACATCGTCAACCGTTGCGCAAGCTGAGGTCGCGCAAATCCTGCACCGGCACTTCGCTCTCGTCGGAAAAGGCGAACAGGCGGTGGCCGAGCGGATATTCGCCCATCGCGTCGTCCTGCCAGCCGGTGGCGGTGCCGCGCACCAGCGCCGCATCGTCCGCCGCCTCGCTGCCGGGATAGCGCAGCGGGATGAACCCGGCGACGCGCGCGCCTTCGACAAGGCCGAACTCGGCCTGGATCCAGACCGTATCGCGCAGGTCGGAAGGCGGCGTGATGGTGAGGCTTTCGAGCGCGCAGAACGGCATCAGGCCATAGCGCCCGGCGATGATCGCCTCGGTCACCGGACCGAGCCGGGGGTCGGCATCGGCGATCCATTCGAATTCGAGACCGGCATCGGTCGTCCCGGCGGTGGTCGGCGCAGCGTCGAACACCTGCGCATAGAGCGCGTCGGCTTCGGCCTTGCCCTGCTGGCGCGCTTGCAAGGCCGCCGCAAGGGTCTCGCCCCACTCGACCGGGTAGAGGATCGGAGCAGGCTGGGTGCCTGCGAAGACCGCGGCACGGGTCGCCTCGGCGGTGATGCACTGGGTGTAGGCGACCGCAAGCATCCGCGCTTCGGGATCGAGCTTCGCCAGAGTGTCCAGCTGCGCCTTGGCCCGGTCCCATTCGCCGAGCAGCGCACACATCTGGAACAGGAACATGCGAACCCCGACATCGCCGGGGTTCGCACGCACTTCCTCGATAAGTTGCTGGCGGGCAGCGGCGACATCGCCCGAGACAAGCAGTTCGTCAGCCTTGACCATTGTTTGTCTCGATGCCCCCCAGTTCGGCCGATTAACCGGCCTTGTTCAGCAGGACGTCGAAGTAGCCCTGAACCTTGCCGCTCGACGTGCCCTTCTCGTCGCGCTGGTCGTAGATCTGGGTGATCTTGGCATAGGTCAGCGTGCCGTTTTCATAGGCCTCGCCCGATGCAGAGAAGGCATAGGAATTGAGCACGACATTCTCGAGTTCGTACTTGAGGAAGTCGATCTTCTTGTCGTCGCCGACGTTTGCCTGGAACGAGATCGTGCCCTTGGGGATGACCTTGCCCGAAGCGCAAGCCTTGAACAGCGCGACCGAGGTCTTGTCGACTTCCTTGCCGAACGCGATGTCGCCCATCAGCGCCTGACCCTTCGACACGGTCTTCGAGGCGTTGTTGTAGGACGAGGTGTTGCTGGCGGTGAAGCTGCAGCTCGCCAGCTTGATCTCGTTCTTGTGACCGTCGTCAGTCGCTTCACCCTCGATCCCGTCGAGTTTCAGAAAGATTGAAACTTGCATGTCTGTTCTCCGTTCCTCTGGAAATTTTTCGTATCAGAACAATTACTTCGTCAATTGCCCTTGGGCAGCTGCGACACCATGCTGACGCTCACATCCATGCCTTCCAACTGGTGGTGCGGCACAAACAGGAAGCGGCTCTTGTAATAGCCCGGATTCTCGGGATCCGGTTCAACCGTCACCTCGGCCCGCTTCAGTGGCAGGCGCGCCTTGGTTTCTTCACCGGCCGAATCAGGATCGGCCGTGACATATTGGTGGACCCAGTCGCTGAGGTCGGCCTGCAGTTGCGGCCCCTCGCGCGTGCCACCAACCCAGTCGCGCACCATGCACTTGAGATAGTGCGCAAAGCGGCAGCTGGCGAACAGGTAGGGCAGACGCGCCGCCAGCTTGGCATTGGCGGTGGCGTTGGGATCGTCGTACTTGGCGGGCTTGTGCACCGTCTGCGAGCCGATGAAGGTCGCGTTGGTGGTGCCCTTGCGGTGGATCAGCGGGATCAGCCCGAGCTCCGACAGCTCCGCCTCGCGCCGGTCCGAAATCGCGACTTCGGTCGGGCACTTCTGGTCGACCCCGCCATCGTCGGTCGGGAAGGTCGAGAGCGGCAGATCTTCAAGCGTACCGCCCGATTCCACCCCGCGGATGCGCGTGCACCAGCCATATTCGCGGAAGGCGGCGTTGATCCGCACGCCGAGCCCGTAGGCGGCGTTGATCCACAGGTGCTTGTCGTGCTCGCCATCGGTCACTTCGTCGAACTCGAAGGCGTCGATCGGGTTGTCCTTGACCGAATAGGTCGGCCGCCCGAGCATCCGCGGCATCGTCAGCGCGAGATACTTGCTGTCGTCCGAGCTGCGGAAGGCGTTCCAGGCCGCGTGGTCGGAACTGTCGAAACGGTTGGCGAGATCGCGCGGATCGGAGACCTCGGTCCAGCTGTCCATGCCCAGCAGGTTCGAATCCGCTGCCGAGATGATCGGCGCATGGCTCGCTGCACCGATCCGGGCGAGGCCCTTCATGATGTTGAGATCCTTCGACGAATGGTCGAAATACATGTCGCAGATGAAGGCCCCGAAGGGGGTGCCGCCCAGCTGGCCGAATTCGGATTCGTAAATCTTCTTGAACAGCGGGCTCTGGTCCCACAGCGTGCCGCGATATTGCTTGAACATCGAGGACAGCTCGGATTCGGCGATGTTCATCACCCGCACCTTGAGATCCTGTCCGGTCTCGCTCTTGGAGACCAGATAATCGAGCCCGCGCCATGCCGATTCCAGCGCCTGGAATTCGGGATGGTGAAGGATCGCATTCATCTGGTCGGAGAGCTTGCGGTCGATCTCGGAGATCATGCCGTCGATGGTGGCGAAGACATCGTCCCCCATCTTGACGGCACCCGCCAGCGCCTGCTGCGCCAACGTCTGCACCGCCTGTTCGATCTGGCTGCGCTTCTGATCGTCGCGCGGCTTGAAGTCGCGCTGGATAAGCTCGGCAAAATCATCGACCGAGATGGTCTCTGCGACCTGTGCCTGATCCAGTTTCGATGGATCCGATGCCATCATTCCCTCCGTTACGAACGCGAAAAATGTGCCCGGGATAGGGCGGCCGGACGAACCGGATTACTCGGCTGAGTCGGGCGCAGCCGGGGTTTCGGCAGCTTCGGCCTTGGCCGCGCTGAGCGCCTTGAGCAGGTTTTCGTCCTGCATCACCTTTTCGAGCAGCTCGGTCGCGTTGGACTTGCCGTCGATCGCGATCAGCAGATCGTTGAGCTGGCGGCGCGCTTCGAGCAGCTTCGCCAGCGCGGGCACCGCCTCGGCGACCTTGCCGGGGTCGAAATCTTCCATCCGCTTGAAGGTGATATCCACCCCGAGCTTGCCCTCACCCTCGATCGCATTGTCGACCAGGAAGGCGGCGCGCGGCGCGATGGCGGCCATGCGCTTGTCGAAATTGTCGACGTCGAATTCGAGGAAGTCGCGGTCCTTGAGGTCTTTCTTGGCGACCTCGCTCTTGCCGGACAGGTCTGAGATCACCCCCATCACGAACGGCAGCTCGACCGATTTGCGCGCGCCGTAGGTTTCCACGTCGTAGGAGATGTGCACCCGCGGCTTGCGATTGCGGCTGATGAACTTCTGACCGGAATCCGACATTATAT from Porphyrobacter sp. YT40 encodes:
- the tssC gene encoding type VI secretion system contractile sheath large subunit, with protein sequence MMASDPSKLDQAQVAETISVDDFAELIQRDFKPRDDQKRSQIEQAVQTLAQQALAGAVKMGDDVFATIDGMISEIDRKLSDQMNAILHHPEFQALESAWRGLDYLVSKSETGQDLKVRVMNIAESELSSMFKQYRGTLWDQSPLFKKIYESEFGQLGGTPFGAFICDMYFDHSSKDLNIMKGLARIGAASHAPIISAADSNLLGMDSWTEVSDPRDLANRFDSSDHAAWNAFRSSDDSKYLALTMPRMLGRPTYSVKDNPIDAFEFDEVTDGEHDKHLWINAAYGLGVRINAAFREYGWCTRIRGVESGGTLEDLPLSTFPTDDGGVDQKCPTEVAISDRREAELSELGLIPLIHRKGTTNATFIGSQTVHKPAKYDDPNATANAKLAARLPYLFASCRFAHYLKCMVRDWVGGTREGPQLQADLSDWVHQYVTADPDSAGEETKARLPLKRAEVTVEPDPENPGYYKSRFLFVPHHQLEGMDVSVSMVSQLPKGN
- the tssB gene encoding type VI secretion system contractile sheath small subunit, yielding MSDSGQKFISRNRKPRVHISYDVETYGARKSVELPFVMGVISDLSGKSEVAKKDLKDRDFLEFDVDNFDKRMAAIAPRAAFLVDNAIEGEGKLGVDITFKRMEDFDPGKVAEAVPALAKLLEARRQLNDLLIAIDGKSNATELLEKVMQDENLLKALSAAKAEAAETPAAPDSAE
- the tssF gene encoding type VI secretion system baseplate subunit TssF, translating into MMDPRLLEYYEAELEYLRVQSLEFAERHEAAATNLGLTGGERDPYVERLLEGVAFLSSRVQLKLDDQFPEFTQHLLQAVQPHYLAPTPSICITGFEPVTGDPGLARGLQVPRGTQLSAEPQGSSRTPVIFQTGQDVTLWPLRITEAEYLGSRAGAARYADLAGVRAQAALTLRIEAQDGIDLSTIAADDLPIYLDGGEGVANELYRQLIGEAVAVVARPLDVAGSTHALLDTPAQHGFGEDCALLPDDGRTLSAYRMLTEYFACPERFRFARLRGLRRALALSSKAVEITILFSRSSDALVQSVSTRNFRLFATPAINLFEKQLSRIAFSEREHEFKVVADRDGPLDFEVFRLLKVEAYDRQNQNPREVAPLYSYGSLLYDYRSAIFYTTRLRLRQMSRKERRLRRREDYVGTDMFITLTSPGDPARLDSVHDLALRALVTNRELPVDLKVSGDFHLTAASIAARGIKILRPPTRPLPPLGIGDAAWRVIGHLTPNYATLVSEGGGNGEMLRNHLALYGRPDDPVMRSQIDGIIGVKGEHVTRRVPGIGRMALARGLRISIELDDAAFDQARLFLFSAVVERFLSGFVTVNSFTETRFHTKAQGEVAAWPPRIGTREPI
- the tssE gene encoding type VI secretion system baseplate subunit TssE, whose protein sequence is MSGKIRLTPTLFDKLASGNDFGGLSAEADMPTVGREDFRNFAVANLERFTEKSLRASVMRDLAWLLNTISLESAQTLENHPQVRDSVLNFGVRDFAGRSMGRDAAREQAREIRRAILRFEPRINPASLRVEPRGRADNTGKIGFVIEGEITGGPQALPVRLKTDVDPETMTVEVSE
- a CDS encoding type VI secretion system tube protein Hcp codes for the protein MQVSIFLKLDGIEGEATDDGHKNEIKLASCSFTASNTSSYNNASKTVSKGQALMGDIAFGKEVDKTSVALFKACASGKVIPKGTISFQANVGDDKKIDFLKYELENVVLNSYAFSASGEAYENGTLTYAKITQIYDQRDEKGTSSGKVQGYFDVLLNKAG
- the tssG gene encoding type VI secretion system baseplate subunit TssG codes for the protein MAAEDRDARAYLGFAETAAADAPRFSLFALVRGLAARARGKPPVGQSRMPSQDVVRLRQVPHTHYPAATLDKVEIVAGKAEASGYWLGLTGPMSPLPLHLTEFAAYERRYAARRPFGDFLDLLAGRFLQLFYRAWATSQPAVQADRMDDDRFARFVASLTGAGEGAQDGAAFDTTTRLHYAALFGSRRSAGAIAGGLQHLLGLKVTLREFVPVLRDIDAADQTRLGRQHHQLGTAVLGRRAYLVDDRFEVRISAPTQQHFRRLLPGGDLFPLAAEALDALAPSHLEWGITLCLPQAEVRPMRLGDQAQLGWSSWIGTAQNDDLRDNVHLRRASAALRPGARLGGRKT
- a CDS encoding type VI secretion system accessory protein TagJ; its protein translation is MVKADELLVSGDVAAARQQLIEEVRANPGDVGVRMFLFQMCALLGEWDRAKAQLDTLAKLDPEARMLAVAYTQCITAEATRAAVFAGTQPAPILYPVEWGETLAAALQARQQGKAEADALYAQVFDAAPTTAGTTDAGLEFEWIADADPRLGPVTEAIIAGRYGLMPFCALESLTITPPSDLRDTVWIQAEFGLVEGARVAGFIPLRYPGSEAADDAALVRGTATGWQDDAMGEYPLGHRLFAFSDESEVPVQDLRDLSLRNG